The following are encoded in a window of Primulina eburnea isolate SZY01 chromosome 4, ASM2296580v1, whole genome shotgun sequence genomic DNA:
- the LOC140830856 gene encoding uncharacterized protein isoform X1: protein MFINILHFLPHFPSAIKFSLRILVSTSAIVSLYGRLNSVPTSSTVILLANKGINYILIIQLNSVVVGVKMAAKYIFASFAGTFALVYVVDNLIADQKIFGGTTPKTVSDKQWWLETDKKFQAWPRTAGPPVVMNPISRQNFIVKSSLDQ, encoded by the exons ATGTTTATAAATAtactccattttcttccacaCTTTCCTTCTGCGATAAAATTCTCTCTTAGGATTTTAGTTTCGACTTCTGCGATTGTTAGCTTGTATGGTAGGTTGAACAGTGTTCCGACGTCTTCTACGGTCATATT GCTCGCCAACAAGGGCATAAACTATATTCTTATAATTCAGTTAAATTCTGTAGTTGTTGGGGTAAAAATGGCAGCTAAATACATATTTGCCTCTTTCGCGGGGACATTTGCTTTGGTATATGTTGTGGACAACTTAATTGCTGATCAGAAGATTTTTGGAG GTACTACTCCTAAGACAGTTTCAGATAAACAATGGTGGCTAGAGACTGATAAAAAGTTCCAGGCATGGCCTCGTACTGCTGGTCCCCCAGTGGTCATGAACCCAATCTCCCGCCAAAATTTCATCGTCAAGTCTAGTCTTGATCAGTGA
- the LOC140830856 gene encoding uncharacterized protein isoform X2, translating into MAAKYIFASFAGTFALVYVVDNLIADQKIFGGTTPKTVSDKQWWLETDKKFQAWPRTAGPPVVMNPISRQNFIVKSSLDQ; encoded by the exons ATGGCAGCTAAATACATATTTGCCTCTTTCGCGGGGACATTTGCTTTGGTATATGTTGTGGACAACTTAATTGCTGATCAGAAGATTTTTGGAG GTACTACTCCTAAGACAGTTTCAGATAAACAATGGTGGCTAGAGACTGATAAAAAGTTCCAGGCATGGCCTCGTACTGCTGGTCCCCCAGTGGTCATGAACCCAATCTCCCGCCAAAATTTCATCGTCAAGTCTAGTCTTGATCAGTGA
- the LOC140830857 gene encoding protein TIC 20-I, chloroplastic-like translates to MILIGCPPTSRATSLNYYKTCSSGAHNSTFSRITNSHKVVFSCSRSLWTPFPSMKSYPFSGLPNLGLSASSTPLFHGEQGSLLHTMPKLSKRHRLASSPRASKDVPYSYRYPAMKKKPRWWWRTLACIPYLMPLHETWMYAETAYHLHPFLEDFEFATYPFLGAIGRLPSWFLMAYFFVAYLGIVRRKEWPHFFRFHVVMGMLLEIALQVIGTVSRWMPLALYWGKIGMHFWTAVAFAYLFTVLECIRCSLAGMYADIPFVCDAAYIQIPYD, encoded by the exons ATGATTTTGATCGGATGCCCTCCGACGTCCAGGGCTACCAGTTTGAATTATTACAAGACATGTAGCTCTGGGGCGCACAACTCAACATTTTCACGGATTACCAACTCACACAAGGTTGTGTTTTCGTGTAGTAGAAGCTTATGGACTCCTTTTCCATCCATGAAATCGTATCCATTTTCAG GCCTCCCGAATTTAGGTCTTTCTGCATCATCAACACCACTTTTTCACGGGGAGCAAGGCAGCTTGTTGCATACTATGCCTAAGTTATCCAAGAGGCATCGATTAGCATCATCACCGAGAGCATCCAAAGACGTCCCTTATAGTTATAGATACCCTGCCATGAAGAAGAAGCCTAGATGGTGGTGGAGAACTCTTGCATGCATCCCTTATCTGATGCCACTTCACGAAACATGGATGTACGCTGAAACAGCCTATCATCTACATCCTTTCTTGGAGGATTTTGAATTTGCTACCTACCCTTTTTTGGGAGCTATTGGGAGATTACCGAGCTGGTTTTTGATGGCTTATTTCTTTGTGGCATACCTTGGAATAGTAAGGCGAAAAGAATGGCCACATTTCTTCAGATTCCACGTCGTAATGGGCATGCTGCTGGAGATCGCTTTGCAGGTTATCGGAACAGTGAGCCGTTGGATGCCACTTGCTCTATACTGGGGTAAGATTGGCATGCATTTTTGGACGGCAGTAGCGTTTGCCTATCTGTTCACGGTTTTGGAGTGCATTAGGTGCTCGCTAGCAGGGATGTATGCTGATATCCCATTTGTGTGTGATGCGGCTTACATTCAAATTCCGTACGATTAA
- the LOC140829766 gene encoding transcription factor ILR3-like → MVFPENTNWLHDYGFEDLPLLDCSFSVSGSGICWPIQSSNDGSLNISKGIDHTNGESFLRKETGSKKRARNESCAPSSLKASREKQRRDRLNDKFVELGKLLEPGRLPKTDKLAVLADAVRTVTQLKGEAEKLKELNLNLQEKIKETKDEKNELRNEKQRLKLEKEKLEQQMKMLCAPQPAFLPSPAIPAAFAARSQASTNKMVPVISYPGVAMWQFMPPTVVDTSQDHLLRPPVA, encoded by the exons ATGGTTTTCCCGGAAAACACGAATTGGCTGCATGATTATGGTTTCGAGGATCTCCCTCTTCTCGATTGCAGTTTCTCCGTGTCGGGTTCTGGGATTTGTTGGCCTATTCAGTCCTCAAACGATGGTTCGTTGAATATCAG tAAGGGAATTGATCACACGAATGGAGAATCGTTTCTTCGGAAGGAAACTGGCTCGAAAAAGCG TGCTAGAAATGAATCATGTGCTCCATCAAGCTTGAAAGCAAGCAGAGAGAAACAACGGAGAGATAGGCTTAATGACAA ATTTGTAGAATTGGGTAAGCTACTTGAGCCAGGGAGGCTTCCCAAAACTGACAAGTTGGCTGTTTTGGCCGATGCTGTTAGAACGGTGACTCAGCTAAAAGGTGAAGCTGAGAAGCTGAAAGAGCTAAATTTGAATCTCCAGGAGAAGATCAAAGAGACGAAG GATGAGAAGAATGAGCTTCGCAATGAGAAACAAAGATTAAAATTGGAGAAGGAGAAGCTTGAACAGCAGATGAAGATGTTGTGTGCCCCCCAACCCGCCTTTTTGCCTTCTCCAGCCATCCCTGCTGCATTTGCTGCTCGAAGCCAAGCCTCGACCAACAAAATGGTCCCCGTCATCAGCTACCCCGGTGTCGCAATGTGGCAGTTCATGCCACCTACTGTTGTCGATACTTCACAGGACCATTTGCTGCGTCCTCCTGTTGCCTAA